One Ricinus communis isolate WT05 ecotype wild-type chromosome 2, ASM1957865v1, whole genome shotgun sequence DNA segment encodes these proteins:
- the LOC8282498 gene encoding probable carboxylesterase 18, with translation MWVHYFISILHFIFFFSSIFPRKKKKKEKRKKNKKMAERNQQWPDNIPWNVKLFIHALSFGLDITRRSDGIVNRCLMSFFDIKASPSKKPIKGVMSADITVDKARNLWFRLYTPTTITTDDGLPVIFFFHGGGFAYMSANSKPYNDFCYQLARELSAIIISVSYRLAPEHRCPTQYEDCFDTMRFIDSTGIEQISSIANLKQCFIAGDSAGGNLVHHVAVKASEYEFSNIKLIGNIVIQSFFGGEERTESELRLTRAPFVTMERADWMWKVFLPEGSNRDHWAANVFGPNSLVDISGVKFPATIVFVGGFDPLQDWQKRYYEALKKFGKEAYLVEYPNAFHTFYAYPEVAEASLFLKEVKNFMQKQSAIATNI, from the coding sequence ATGTGGGTCCATTATTTCATCTCCATACTTcattttatcttcttcttttcttctatttttcccaggaaaaagaaaaaaaaagaaaaaagaaagaagaataaaaaaatggcaGAAAGGAATCAACAATGGCCTGATAACATCCCATGGAACGTTAAGCTCTTCATACACGCCCTATCCTTCGGTCTTGATATCACCCGTCGCTCTGATGGCATTGTCAATCGTTGTCTCATGAGCTTCTTCGACATAAAAGCATCTCCTTCCAAGAAACCAATCAAAGGAGTCATGAGCGCTGATATCACCGTTGACAAAGCTCGAAACCTTTGGTTCCGCCTCTACACACCCACCACCATCACCACTGATGATGGTCTTcctgttattttcttcttccacGGCGGTGGTTTTGCCTACATGTCAGCTAACTCGAAGCCTTATAATGACTTCTGCTACCAGCTTGCTAGAGAACTCTCTGCTATCATCATCTCTGTCAGCTACCGGCTTGCTCCTGAGCATCGTTGCCCCACCCAATACGAAGACTGTTTCGATACTATGAGGTTCATAGACAGTACAGGAATTGAGCAAATTTCAAGCATCGCCAATCTGAAACAGTGTTTTATTGCTGGAGATAGTGCTGGTGGGAATTTGGTGCATCATGTAGCGGTCAAGGCTAGCGAGTATGAGTTTTCTAACATAAAACTGATTGGCAACATAGTCATCCAGTCATTTTTTGGAGGCGAAGAAAGAACCGAGTCTGAATTGAGGCTCACTAGAGCTCCATTTGTGACCATGGAGCGTGCAGATTGGATGTGGAAGGTCTTCCTGCCAGAGGGCTCGAACAGGGACCACTGGGCGGCTAATGTTTTCGGGCCGAATAGTTTGGTTGATATTTCGGGTGTTAAGTTTCCGGCAACGATTGTGTTTGTCGGGGGATTTGATCCTCTACAAGATTGGCAGAAGCGGTACTACGAAGCATTGAAGAAATTTGGGAAAGAAGCATATTTGGTGGAGTACCCGAATGCATTTCATACTTTTTATGCTTATCCAGAAGTGGCGGAGGCTTCTTTGTTCTTGAAGGAAGTGAAGAATTTTATGCAGAAGCAATCAGCAATAGCAACTAATATTTGA
- the LOC8282497 gene encoding regulator of nonsense transcripts 1 homolog: protein MECECSRTTQRVAMKESLIDEIYSWSFDEILDQELFKDKVEKIPDTFQQVEEYSGSFVYPLLEETRAELASSLDNISRARYAQVLGTSKQGGTSLYDIKVDYWRNRLGIHRKDYYQTLPGDILVFTKAKPETISDLRWHGRAWAAKLKESDGYDDDNANATCLRVKGFRGDDHVSFSLGKKLFVVFLMNVRTHERIWKSLRFNGNLTVIKQILSSSMQDKGKNRLCTCQGNCIEIKESIMTISSQLNESQRKVIVDILCKLQCNHRSSVELIWGPPGTGKPKTLSILLYILLRIKYRTLICAATDTAVQRVASRVVKLVKNSSSCSLGSILYFGDNGVAKVDTDIVEIYLNHQVKSLDSCLRTASLVFCTASSSSMLLSGLEPLNLLIIDEATQLRECESFIPLQLQGFKHAVLIGDNCQLAATVTSNVSARAGFGRSLFERLTSFGCSKHTLNKQYRTHPLISSFPNFKFYANQIWDAPYVRNKSFLKCFLPDPVFGPYSFINISCGNEELDSLRCSFKNMAELATMMKIVQILFKEWSKSKQKLSVGIISFYTAQFVAINEKVGRRYENLEGFSLKVDTIGGFQGGEEDVIILSTVRTSADGSSEFISNLQRINVALTRARTLADSSTVWKSIIQEAKDCKCFYNAEEDKELVDVVLQVKQELDKLDDVLNADSTLFKNHLQS from the exons ATGGAATGTGAATGTTCAAGAACCACACAGAGAGTTGCCATGAAAGAAAGTTTGATTGATGAAATTTATTCTTGGTCTTTTGATGAAATTCTTGATCAAGAACTGTTCAAAGACAAG GTAGAGAAGATTCCTGACACGTTTCAACAAGTAGAAGAATATTCTGGATCGTTTGTATACCCATTATTGGAAGAAACAAGGGCTGAACTTGCTTCAAGTCTTGATAACATATCAAGAGCACGTTATGCTCAAGTTCTTGGAACTTCTAAACAAGGTGGAACATCGCTATATGATATCAAAGTTGATTATTGGAGAAATAGGCTTGGAATACATAGAAAAGACTATTACCAGACATTGCCTGGAGATATCTTGGTTTTCACAAAAGCTAAACCTGAAACTATTTCCGATTTGAGATGGCACGGAAGGGCATGGGCTGCTAAACTTAAAGAGAGTGACGGGTATGATGATGATAACGCTAATGCAACTTGTCTTCGAGTCAAAGGTTTTAGAGGTGATGATCATGTCAGTTTTTCACTAGGGAAGAAATTATTTGTAGTTTTCTTGATGAATGTCAGAACACATGAAAGGATTTGGAAATCTCTGCGATTCAATGGAAATTTGACTGTTATTAAGCAAATCTTGAGCTCTTCTATGCAG GATAAGGGGAAGAATAGGCTTTGTACCTGCCAAGGAAATTGCATTGAAATTAAAGAATCAATTATGACCATCTCATCTCAGCTGAATGAAtcacaaagaaaagtaattgtTGATATTCTTTGTAAATTGCAATGCAATCACAGGTCTTCTGTAGAACTTATATGGGGTCCCCCAGGGACTGGAAAACCTAAAACTCTGAGTATCTTGCTTTACATTCTCTTGAGAATAAAGTATAGGACTCTCATCTGTGCCGCAACAGATACTGCAGTTCAACGAGTGGCATCTCGTGTTGTAAAGCTGGTAAAGAACTCTTCCTCATGTTCATTGGGAAGCATTCTCTATTTTGGGGATAATGGTGTTGCAAAAGTTGATACAGACATTGTAGagatatatttaaatcatcAAGTCAAAAGTCTGGATAGTTGCTTACGAACTGCTTCCTTGGTATTCTGCACTGCCTCAAGTTCATCCATGCTGCTTTCAGGGTTAGAGCCCCTAAACTTGTTAATCATTGATGAGGCCACACAATTAAGAGAGTGCGAATCATTCATACCTTTGCAATTGCAAGGATTTAAGCATGCTGTACTCATTGGAGATAACTGTCAGCTAGCAGCAACGGTTACTAGCAAT GTTTCTGCTAGAGCTGGCTTTGGGAGGAGTTTGTTTGAAAGGTTGACTTCATTTGGTTGTTCAAAGCATACTCTGAATAAGCAGTACAGAACGCATCCTCTTATCAGTTCTTTTCCTAATTTCAAATTCTATGCAAACCAGATTTGGGATGCTCCATATGTTAGAAACAAAAGTTTTTTGAAGTGCTTTCTCCCTGATCCAGTATTTGGTCcatattcatttataaatatttcttgtGGAAATGAAGAGCTGGATAGCCTGAGATGTAGCTTCAAAAATATGGCTGAACTTGCAACTATGATGAAAATTGTGCAAATATTGTTCAAAG aATGGAGCAAATCGAAACAAAAGCTTAGTGTTGGCATCATATCTTTCTACACGGCACAATTTGTTGCAATCAATGAAAAAGTTGGACGGAGGTACGAGAACTTAGAAGGATTTTCACTGAAAGTGGATACAATAGGTGGCTTCCAAGGTGGTGAGGAAGATGTAATAATATTGTCTACTGTTCGTACTAGTGCTGATGGATCAAGTGAGTTCATTTCCAATCTGCAGAGAATTAATGTAGCTTTGACAAGAGCAAG AACTCTTGCTGATAGTAGCACTGTTTGGAAATCCATTATCCAAGAGGCTAAGGATTGCAAGTGTTTTTACAATGCTGAAGAGGATAAGGAATTGGTTGATGTTGTGCTACAGGTAAAGCAAGAACTTGATAAGCTTGATGATGTCCTAAATGCAGACAGCACacttttcaaaaatcattTGCAAAGTTGA
- the LOC112535534 gene encoding LOW QUALITY PROTEIN: TPR and ankyrin repeat-containing protein 1-like (The sequence of the model RefSeq protein was modified relative to this genomic sequence to represent the inferred CDS: inserted 2 bases in 2 codons), protein MSWVADVSRYKSRSGNNPSTCHSGEQDFVDSLVLMKFYSMSTSIIRHLLSGCDGNEMDIPFELTDEQMEIIRFNRSSFILARSGTGKTADLIMKLLRKEQLHHLSLEGFHEVECNSSMSVSLRKETDGCILRQIFVTSNARLCLFVKQYISRLKRSTCGWNSSAESSDHEEEDFDEILEFSDIPDSFSDLPQSSYPLVISFNKFLMMLNGTVGRSFFEKFPELRGLCEGKRKASKSMVLKTFIITRVVSYEKFCSSYWHYFSPLHTKKFDPSSVFAEIISHIKGGSRIGVNDDILSREDYITYSLRRDETYEGEKMDYVYIDEVQDLTMRQISLFKYICKNFEEGFVVSGDTAQTIVRGVDFRFEDIRALFYTEFLCERKQKGKIADIFHLSQNFRTHAGVLKLANSVVELLYHFFPSSIDQLIPQTNHVKGEQPVWIQTKENALGSLFRSSGSNYLEFGAEQAILVRDEIDKNKIFNLVGEKAIVLTVMECKGLEFQDVLLYNFFSSSPLNYQWDVIYGYMKEQGLLVPPHPKSFPTFDEGKHTALCFELKQLYVAITRTRQRLWIFENVSSPVFNYWLKLQLVHVRELDDKFLEEIQVTSSQEEWKARGIKFFHQMNYDQARFCFERAGESYWEKWAVAAGHRCTADNLRVSDPIIARVHLTQGAHMFESIGKNESAVQCFFELKEYEKAGIIYLEKFGESRMEEAGECFHLAGCYKKAAEIYAKCNLFSKCSTVCDDGKLFETGYKYFQLWKENNCIIEQEIASKEVQRFFEKGALHFNKLKDSKTMMKFVKALQYKNLMRTFLKNADCLDELLLLEKEWRKFSEAANIANMKGDVLLEADLLQMAQLFEKASTVILFYVFYNSLWVQKSKGWSLNNFAKKEELLEKAKTFAKNASSDFHEWKSERYDVMCSKILDVYLPLSRSKHMFEGDLIKCAQSNKSWEQTSVENLLYYWDFWNEEIEKMLWFKNEKTVYLLLYPDAAWVKGINLRNIKRNGNLIWIDADQFVRAATTYWSSERLTVGVKVLENLKNXYMFSVDKALSLLCQSMLLIKIWKVSKSLTESKFMNDSALQIFIQINEATEYSRQVIVVHKFQKALEDIDYAEFSPSCFLYLVDRLLIMVSYLKNSFFTTKSSLVELLISKTWKTNPNLVFLPDVKVEESLKGTIDFVACLVEKLLCQEQGTINWIKNXYLSIDCFPVLVLRLFVIICLLCINFGSYSDLFFNLLGKREVTSLLPWEFYEALRKLR, encoded by the exons ATGAGTTGGGTTGCTGATGTCTCTCGCTATAAGAGCCGAAGTGGGAATAATCCAAGCACTTGCCATTCGGGTGAACAAGACTTTGTTGACAGTCTTGTGCTTATGAAATTCTACTCCATGTCAACTAGTATTATAAGGCACTTGCTTTCTGGTTGTGATGGAAATGAAATGGATATTCCATTTGAACTAACAGATGAACAAATGGAGATCATCCGTTTCAACAGAAGCTCATTCATACTTGCCAGATCAGGGACCGGGAAAACTGCTGATTTAATTATGAAGTTACTTCGAAAGGAGCAGCTTCATCATCTATCTTTGGAGGGATTTCATGAAGTTGAATGCAATTCCTCCATGAGCGTAAGCTTGAGAAAAGAGACTGATGGATGTATTTTGCGCCAAATCTTTGTTACAAGCAATGCTAGACTTTGTCTTTTTGTCAAACAGTACATTTCTCGCTTAAAAAG ATCAACTTGTGGTTGGAATTCTTCAGCAGAAAGCTCTGACCATGAGGAGGAAGATTTTGATGAGATATTAGAATTTTCAGACATTCCAGATTCTTTTTCTGATCTTCCACAAAGTTCATATCCTCTTGTTATATCATTCAACAAATTTCTTATGATGCTGAATGGAACAGTCGGCAGATCATTTTTTGAAAAGTTCCCTGAATTGAGGGGACTTTGTGAGGGAAAGAGGAAAGCTTCAAAGTCCATGGTCTTAAAAACATTTATCATAACAAGGGTAGTTAGTTATGAAAAGTTCTGCTCATCTTACTGGCACTATTTCAGTCCCTTGCATACCAAGAAGTTTGATCCTTCTTCAGTTTTCGCGGAGAtcatttctcatataaaaGGAGGATCTCGCATTGGTGTCAATGATGATATACTGAGTCGAGAGGATTATATCACATATTCTTTGCGCAG AGATGAAACATATGAGGGTGAGAAAATGGATTATGTGTATATAGATGAAGTGCAGGACTTGACAATGAGACAAATTTCacttttcaaatatatttgtAAGAATTTTGAGGAAGGATTTGTTGTTTCAGGTGATACAGCCCAAACCATTGTAAGAGGGGTTGATTTTAGATTTGAGGACATAAGAGCTCTTTTCTACACAGAGTTTCTGTGTGAGAGAAAACAGAAAGGAAAAATTGCtgatatttttcatttaagtCAAAATTTTCGAACTCATGCTGGTGTTCTGAAGTTAGCTAACAGTGTTGTTGAACTTCTTTATCATTTCTTCCCTTCATCCATCGACCAATTGATACCTCAAACAAATCATGTGAAAGGGGAACAACCAGTTTGGATTCAGACTAAGGAGAATGCTTTAGGATCGTTATTCAGAAGCAGTGGAAGCAATTACCTAGAATTTGGAGCAGAACAGGCTATCTTGGTAAGAGATGAAATAGATAAGAACAAAATTTTTAACCTTGTAGGGGAGAAAGCAATTGTCTTGACAGTAATGGAGTGCAAGGGCCTGGAATTTCAA GATGTTCTGTTGTACAACTTTTTCAGTTCATCTCCTCTAAATTATCAATGGGATGTCATTTATGGATATATGAAAGAACAAGGTCTTCTGGTGCCCCCTCATCCGAAGTCCTTTCCCACTTTCGATGAGGGAAAACACACAGCTTTGTGTTTCGAGCTGAAGCAATTATATGTGGCCATCACCCGCACAAGGCAAAGGTTGTGGATTTTTGAGAATGTATCGAGTCCGGTTTTTAACTATTGGTTGAAACTACAACTTGTCCATGTTCGTGAATTGGATGATAAATTTCTAGAAGAGATTCAAGTCACAAGCAGTCAAGAGGAGTGGAAAGCTCGTGGAATTAAG TTCTTTCATCAGATGAATTATGACCAGGCAAGATTCTGCTTTGAAAGGGCAGGCGAATCTTATTGGGAAAAGTGGGCAGTGGCTGCAGGCCACAGATGTACTGCTGACAATTTGAGGGTTTCAGATCCCATAATAGCACGTGTTCATCTCACTCAGGGAGCTCATATGTTCGAGTCCATTGGCAAGAATGAATCTGCTGTCCAATGTTTCTTCGAGttaaaagaatatgaaaaagCAG GTATAATTTACTTGGAAAAGTTTGGTGAATCTAGAATGGAAGAAGCTGGGGAGTGTTTTCATCTTGCTGGATGTTATAAAAAAGCAGCTGAAATATATGCTAAATGCAACTTATTTTCAAAGTGCTCAACTGTTTGTGATGATGGGAAATTATTTGAAACGGGATACAAATATTTCCAACTCTGGAAAGAGAATAATTGCATAATTGAGCAGGAGATCGCAAGCAAAGAGGTTCAGAGGTTCTTTGAGAAAGGAGCACTTCATTTTAATAAGCTTAAGGATTCCAAGACCATGATGAAATTTGTCAAAGCTTTGCAATACAAAAACTTAATGCGAACTTTCTTAAAGAATGCAGATTGCCTTGATGAACTTCTGCTTTTGGAAAAAGAATGGAGAAAATTTTCTGAAGCAGCAAATATAGCAAACATGAAAGGTGATGTTCTGCTTGAAGCTGATCTGCTACAGATGGCACAATTATTTGAAAAGGCATCCACTGTGATACTATTCTATGTGTTTTACAACTCTCTTTGGGTACAGAAAAGCAAAGGTTGGTCCCTGAATAATTTTGCGAAGAAGGAGGAGCTTTTGGAAAAAGCTAAAACATTTGCCAAGAATGCTTCAAGTGACTTCCATG AATGGAAGTCTGAGAGGTACGATGTTATGTGCTCGAAAATCCTCGATGTGTATCTACCTCTAAGTAGATCAAAGCACATGTTCGAGGGTGATTTGATAAAGTGTGCACAAAGCAACAAATCCTGGGAACAGACTTCTGTTGAAAATCTGCTTTACTACTGGGATTTCTGGAATGAGGAGATTGAGAAGATGCTATGGTTT AAGAATGAGAAGACTGTTTACCTTTTGCTATATCCTGATGCAGCATGGGTTAAGGGCATTAATCTTCGAAACATTAAGAGAAATGGGAATTTAATATGGATTGATGCTGACCAGTTTGTTCGTGCTGCTACAACTTACTGGTCTTCAGAAAGGCTTACTGTCGGTGTGAAGGTTCTTGAAAATCTAAAGA TTTACATGTTTTCAGTTGATAAGGCCTTGTCCTTGTTATGCCAAAGtatgcttttaattaaaatctggAAGGTTTCAAAGTCTCTCACGGAATCAAAGTTCATGAACGACTCTG CATTGCAAATATTCATTCAGATAAATGAAGCAACTGAATATTCTAGGCAGGTGATAGTGGTTCATAAATTCCAGAAAGCTCTAGAAGATATTGATTATGCTGAATTTTCACCAAGTTGTTTTCTGTATCTTGTCGATCGCCTCCTTATTATGGTATCCTACTTGAAGAATTCCTTCTTCACAACAAAATCTTCTTTGGTTGAGTTGCTTATTTCAAAGACATGGAAGACCAACCCTAATCTAGTATTTCTGCCTGATGTGAAAGTGGAAGAATCACTTAAAGGCACTATTGATTTTGTGGCTTGCTTGGTTGAAAAGCTCCTTTGCCAAGAGCAAGGCACCATAAATTggatcaaaa attatttgagcATTGACTGCTTTCCGGTGCTGGTACTGAGATTATTTGTCATAATTTGTCTACTGTGCATCAATTTTGGTAGCTATTCTGATTTGTTCTTCAATTTGCTGGGGAAGAGAGAGGTCACCTCCTTATTACCATGGGAATTTTATGAGGCCCTACGAAAGTTAAGGTAA
- the LOC8282494 gene encoding probable serine/threonine-protein kinase PIX13 isoform X1, whose product MGNFFSCFAGPSPSPAAEPIQDPVPLHISAAEPIVDPDPLDGDTSFLDGNFSGESWFSMASTNLTTWASQANEKISAKLGINARKHKEVLLPIENMRLLDREITADSNLMVFTLEELKLATFNFKREKVLGRGGFGNVYKGRIRNKIPCQDAKMLAIAVKKLEASSRQGFQQWRTEVNLLGRLSHPNIVKLLGYCQENQSFLIVYEFMENGSLNYHLFRKDSKYLLPWETRIKVMIGMARGLSYLHTIEDPIIYRDFKSSNILLDESYIAKISDFGLAKRRCTPDIVEIEECVIGTNGYAAPEYIATGKVDIKSDVYGFGVVLIEMLTGLRAIDKRRPAAERKLLDWIKPHLSSRRELKDIMDSRLQGKYAFKEASEIARIALRCVDPYYKRPSMSEVVDRLEKIGVPYRIDEA is encoded by the exons ATGGGAAATTTCTTCAGTTGTTTTGCTGGTCCAAGTCCATCCCCAGCTGCAGAACCAATCCAAGACCCAGTTCCACTCCATATCAGCGCTGCAGAACCAATCGTAGACCCAGATCCACTTGATG GGGATACATCATTTTTGGATGGAAATTTTTCTGGGGAAAGCTGGTTCTCTATGGCATCTACAAATCTTACAACATGGGCATCTCAAGCAAATGAAAAAATTTCAGCTAAATTAGGCATCAATGCCAGAAAACACAAAGAAGTATTACTTCCAATAGAAAATATGAGGCTTCTAGATAGAGAAATAACTGCAGACTCTAACTTGATGGTCTTCACCCTTGAAGAATTAAAGTTGGCaacctttaattttaaaagggaAAAAGTTCTGGGAAGGGGAGGCTTTGGCAACGTCTACAAGGGTCGGATCAGGAATAAGATACCTTGTCAGGATGCCAAGATGCTGGCAATAGCTGTTAAGAAATTGGAAGCAAGCAGCAGGCAAGGATTTCAACAATGGCGG ACAGAGGTCAATCTTTTGGGAAGGTTATCTCATCCTAATATTGTAAAGTTGTTAGGATACTGCCAGGAAAATCAAAGTTTCCTTATCGTCTATGAATTCATGGAAAATGGAAGCTTGAATTACCATTTGTTCAGAA AGGACTCGAAATATCTGCTTCCATGGGAAACAAGGATTAAGGTCATGATAGGAATGGCTCGAGGTCTGTCTTACTTGCATACAATTGAGGACCCAATAATTTACAGAGATTTCAAGTCTTCAAATATACTGCTTGATGAG TCTTACATTGCAAAGATATCAGATTTTGGCTTGGCAAAGCGGAGATGCACACCTGATATAGTAGAAATAGAGGAGTGTGTTATAGGCACTAATGGTTATGCTGCCCCTGAGTATATTGCTACAG GAAAAGTGGATATAAAGAGCGATGTCTATGGTTTTGGAGTTGTTCTGATCGAGATGCTTACGGGCTTGAGAGCAATTGATAAAAGACGTCCAGCTGCGGAACGTAAACTGCTGGACTGGATCAAGCCTCATCTGTCAAGCAGAAGAgagttgaaagatataatgGATTCCAGGTTGCAGGGGAAATATGCTTTCAAAGAGGCTTCAGAGATAGCTCGGATTGCTCTTAGATGTGTGGATCCTTACTATAAACGGCCATCGATGAGCGAAGTTGTCGACAGACTGGAAAAGATTGGAGTTCCATATAGAATAGACGAGGCATAA
- the LOC8282494 gene encoding probable serine/threonine-protein kinase PIX13 isoform X2 yields the protein MSSGDTSFLDGNFSGESWFSMASTNLTTWASQANEKISAKLGINARKHKEVLLPIENMRLLDREITADSNLMVFTLEELKLATFNFKREKVLGRGGFGNVYKGRIRNKIPCQDAKMLAIAVKKLEASSRQGFQQWRTEVNLLGRLSHPNIVKLLGYCQENQSFLIVYEFMENGSLNYHLFRKDSKYLLPWETRIKVMIGMARGLSYLHTIEDPIIYRDFKSSNILLDESYIAKISDFGLAKRRCTPDIVEIEECVIGTNGYAAPEYIATGKVDIKSDVYGFGVVLIEMLTGLRAIDKRRPAAERKLLDWIKPHLSSRRELKDIMDSRLQGKYAFKEASEIARIALRCVDPYYKRPSMSEVVDRLEKIGVPYRIDEA from the exons ATGTCTTCAGGGGATACATCATTTTTGGATGGAAATTTTTCTGGGGAAAGCTGGTTCTCTATGGCATCTACAAATCTTACAACATGGGCATCTCAAGCAAATGAAAAAATTTCAGCTAAATTAGGCATCAATGCCAGAAAACACAAAGAAGTATTACTTCCAATAGAAAATATGAGGCTTCTAGATAGAGAAATAACTGCAGACTCTAACTTGATGGTCTTCACCCTTGAAGAATTAAAGTTGGCaacctttaattttaaaagggaAAAAGTTCTGGGAAGGGGAGGCTTTGGCAACGTCTACAAGGGTCGGATCAGGAATAAGATACCTTGTCAGGATGCCAAGATGCTGGCAATAGCTGTTAAGAAATTGGAAGCAAGCAGCAGGCAAGGATTTCAACAATGGCGG ACAGAGGTCAATCTTTTGGGAAGGTTATCTCATCCTAATATTGTAAAGTTGTTAGGATACTGCCAGGAAAATCAAAGTTTCCTTATCGTCTATGAATTCATGGAAAATGGAAGCTTGAATTACCATTTGTTCAGAA AGGACTCGAAATATCTGCTTCCATGGGAAACAAGGATTAAGGTCATGATAGGAATGGCTCGAGGTCTGTCTTACTTGCATACAATTGAGGACCCAATAATTTACAGAGATTTCAAGTCTTCAAATATACTGCTTGATGAG TCTTACATTGCAAAGATATCAGATTTTGGCTTGGCAAAGCGGAGATGCACACCTGATATAGTAGAAATAGAGGAGTGTGTTATAGGCACTAATGGTTATGCTGCCCCTGAGTATATTGCTACAG GAAAAGTGGATATAAAGAGCGATGTCTATGGTTTTGGAGTTGTTCTGATCGAGATGCTTACGGGCTTGAGAGCAATTGATAAAAGACGTCCAGCTGCGGAACGTAAACTGCTGGACTGGATCAAGCCTCATCTGTCAAGCAGAAGAgagttgaaagatataatgGATTCCAGGTTGCAGGGGAAATATGCTTTCAAAGAGGCTTCAGAGATAGCTCGGATTGCTCTTAGATGTGTGGATCCTTACTATAAACGGCCATCGATGAGCGAAGTTGTCGACAGACTGGAAAAGATTGGAGTTCCATATAGAATAGACGAGGCATAA